The Candidatus Cloacimonadota bacterium genome includes the window ATTCACTTACCCAGTGGTCACCTCCGGTATACCTAATGTTCTTTGTGTTGCTGGGATCACGTCTTGATTTTAAGATCATTGCTTCCTATGCATTGCTGATTGTGGCATACATTGTGTTTCGCAGCATCGGAAAGTTTGCCGGTGCTTTCTGGGGAGCGAAGCTGGCGAAAAGCGAAAGCAAAATCCGCAAGTATCTGGGCTATACTCTACTATCGCAAGCAGGAGTAGCCATAGGTCTCAGCTTAGGAGCAGCCGGTATTCTGAATAATTTGGGATTGAAGGCTGAAGCCACCCAAGTGATTAGCGTGATGACAGCGTCCACGTTTTTGATCATGCTTTTAGGTCCGGTATTGGTGAAGTATGGCTTGAACAAAGCTGGAGAATTAAGGGTGAAGGATTAACACAGGAGAACTTTATGTACATGATCTTACATCTCTATAACGACAAATATCTGGACGACATGATATTGGCATTATCGGAAGCAGGAATTGAGGACACCATCGTACTTTCAGGAGAGACTCTGGGGCAAAAAATGCTTTACGACATTCCATTATTTGCCTCATTCAAAGATTCTCCGGATATCAGACAAGGATATGGCAGTGTGATCCTGGGCATAGCCGAGAAGGATGAGGTGGATTTTGCTTTGGCAGAGCTTACAGAGTCCGGTCTGGATCTACTCAAGATGGGAATGGTAAAGGTCTTTCTGATACCCATAGCCTCTACAATCGGATGATAGAAAAATGCTCTCCATACAATTATGTTATCATTGGTTGCAAGGTCATTTTGCCCAGTTCATAAAAAAGATTGACTGCTTTTGAAGAGCTGTAATAATTGCTCTTACACTGTAAAGTGCTGTGTGAAAGTCATATCTGCACTACAATTATTGGGAGACTATATGCGTCGATTACTGATCTTAGTGATCTTAATCAGCCTACTTTTGGGCGCTTGTGGAAAAACGCTTACATCCGGTAAAACAAGGGTAACTTTTTGGCACGGTCTTAGCGGTCCATTGGGTGATACTCTAAACGAAATGATTATGGAATTTAACCGTGAACACGAGGATATCGAAGTGGTGGCGAATCCCATCAGCAGCTATACGGCATTATCCCAGAAATTGATGGCATCTATTCAGGCAAAGAAACAACCTGATATAGCTCAGGTGTTCGAAAGCTGGGCCTCAAAATATATCGAATCCGGTGTTTTGGCATCTTTGGATGAATTGATTGCCGAAGATGACGATTTTGATGAGGACGACCTCAACGACGTGTATCCAGTATTTAGAGACTCCAATACATTTAACGATACCCTGTATTCTTTCCCTTTCAATAAAAGTGTAAGAGCCTATTTTTATAATAAAGACGAGTTTTATAGAGCCGGTCTGGATCCGGATTATTTTCCCAAAACCTGGGATGAATTCAGAAAATATGCCCTGTTGCTTACCAGGGACATTGATAATGATGGAGACATCGATAAATATGGCACAAACTTCAACGTAAATGAATGGCAATTTATCAATCTCTTGTATCAAGCCGGTGGAGCCTTGATTGACGAAGAGGGAAATCCCACTCTGAATAGTGCACAAGGTATTAAAGCTCTAACCTTTATTACAGATATGATGTTCAAAGATAAGAGCGTGTATCTGGTGCGTGAGTATGAAGGGCAAAACGACTTTCTGGCAGGTGTGGTGGCTATGTATGAGGGATCAAGCGTGTCTATCACACATATGCGTCAACAACCGATAAACTTCAATATTGGTTATGCTTCGCTTCCCACCGATGTTACTACTCAAAGTGCAGTGTCCGGAGCCAATATCGTGATCTTCAAATCTGGAGACAGAAAGCGGGAACGAGCAGCATGGGAGTTTATCAAATGGTTTACAGACACCGAGCAAACTGCCAGGTGGAGTGTAGCAACCAGTTATATGCCAGTTCGCAGAAGCGCAATGAAAAGTGAAATAATTGTGAACTTCCTGCAAAAGAATCCTCAGTACAAAGGCATCTACGAACAGCTGGAAACAGCAGTATATGAACCGCAAACAGCGGCTTGGTTCAAAGCCAGACCAGAGCTAAAGGGCTATCTGGAAAAAGCAATGCGCAATCAAAATAGTCCTCGTGAAGCGCTGGACGGCGCTGCCCAGAAATTCGCTGAACTGATAGCTGAAGAGTCTAGATGAGCATTTTTCCCTTGACAAAGAACGGGATTTGGAAGTTTTGAAACATACGCGTGCCGAAGTGGTGAAATTGGTAGACGCAGTGGACTCAAAATCCACCGGGCTTTTTGCCCATGCCGGTTCGATTCCGGCCTTCGGCACCATAATTTGCAAGGAGCGTAACGGCAATTTTGCTATCCGGCAGTATTCTATGATTTTAATGGCAATTTGTATTACAACACTATTTTATATACCGACAGCTTTGTATACGATGTTTGCCTTTAGATACACAGGGATATTCAGTGCCCTGTTGAAACTTAAATTTAGCCTGAAACATATGGAGGTATAGATGTCT containing:
- a CDS encoding ABC transporter substrate-binding protein encodes the protein MRRLLILVILISLLLGACGKTLTSGKTRVTFWHGLSGPLGDTLNEMIMEFNREHEDIEVVANPISSYTALSQKLMASIQAKKQPDIAQVFESWASKYIESGVLASLDELIAEDDDFDEDDLNDVYPVFRDSNTFNDTLYSFPFNKSVRAYFYNKDEFYRAGLDPDYFPKTWDEFRKYALLLTRDIDNDGDIDKYGTNFNVNEWQFINLLYQAGGALIDEEGNPTLNSAQGIKALTFITDMMFKDKSVYLVREYEGQNDFLAGVVAMYEGSSVSITHMRQQPINFNIGYASLPTDVTTQSAVSGANIVIFKSGDRKRERAAWEFIKWFTDTEQTARWSVATSYMPVRRSAMKSEIIVNFLQKNPQYKGIYEQLETAVYEPQTAAWFKARPELKGYLEKAMRNQNSPREALDGAAQKFAELIAEESR